A region from the Brachyspira pilosicoli genome encodes:
- a CDS encoding ATP-binding protein: MSNKKKVKDTKFFHKSPEIKLDTGFVTLERFVAINEYDDGSFSKEYNCDIINRKGSDAVIIVPYAYIDNQMHVLMIKNFRPVVYYKEKVLNNKNTDEIDENIMSFLEFPAGMLEEDELNMKDSNMGIRKCAQRELEEETGYSVNIKNIKVLGHQYYSSSGIITERINIATCNITGLKPKKVKTDGSVMEENIDSFFIEFNEAIKWCKEGIIKNAGTEIGLNRLYFSILYEQQKKHSDILQKRLVSLFNEINSLKKNVNYYNKLIREFKATITHELRHPFTEIMGYINLLKKRTLDEEKKEEAINVISRSIKKLYDNNNNLIQIAIKDDESYSYTSEFNVEDELNSIIEGYKILYPKDIKTEIAIEENCKTLIGYKERFRLIMEGIVSNAFKFTKFGTISINVRMLDPIETKVIDLSPDLFNYHSMQNIIPNEIEITVKDTGKGIKQSKLKKIFIPFYQSDSRFEREYGGIGIGLSVVKDLLDTMQGAIAIDSSEGAGTIVKLRIPFGVVNTSKN; encoded by the coding sequence ATGTCTAATAAAAAAAAAGTTAAAGATACTAAATTTTTTCATAAATCTCCTGAAATAAAATTGGATACTGGGTTTGTTACATTAGAGAGATTTGTTGCTATAAATGAATATGATGACGGAAGTTTTTCAAAAGAATATAATTGTGATATTATTAACAGAAAAGGCTCTGATGCTGTTATAATAGTTCCATACGCTTACATAGACAATCAAATGCATGTGCTTATGATTAAAAATTTCAGACCAGTAGTTTATTATAAAGAAAAAGTATTAAATAATAAAAATACTGATGAAATAGATGAAAATATTATGTCATTTTTAGAGTTTCCTGCGGGAATGCTTGAAGAAGATGAACTTAATATGAAAGACAGTAATATGGGTATAAGAAAATGCGCCCAAAGAGAATTGGAAGAAGAGACTGGATATAGTGTCAATATAAAAAACATTAAAGTTTTAGGTCATCAATATTATAGTTCTTCTGGAATTATTACAGAAAGGATAAATATTGCAACATGTAATATAACAGGGTTAAAACCTAAAAAAGTAAAAACTGATGGCTCTGTTATGGAAGAAAATATTGATTCTTTTTTCATAGAGTTCAATGAGGCTATAAAATGGTGTAAAGAAGGCATAATAAAAAATGCAGGTACAGAGATAGGCTTAAACAGACTTTATTTCTCAATACTCTATGAACAGCAAAAAAAGCATAGCGATATTTTGCAAAAAAGATTAGTTTCTTTATTTAATGAAATAAACTCTCTAAAAAAGAATGTTAATTATTATAATAAACTTATAAGGGAGTTCAAAGCAACTATCACTCATGAACTTAGACATCCATTTACAGAGATAATGGGTTATATTAATTTATTAAAGAAAAGAACTCTCGATGAAGAAAAAAAAGAAGAAGCTATTAATGTTATATCAAGAAGTATAAAAAAATTATATGACAATAATAATAATTTAATACAGATTGCTATTAAAGATGATGAGAGCTATAGTTATACTTCTGAATTCAATGTAGAGGACGAATTAAACTCAATAATAGAAGGGTATAAAATTTTATACCCAAAGGATATTAAAACAGAAATAGCAATAGAAGAAAATTGTAAAACTTTAATAGGATATAAAGAAAGATTTAGATTGATAATGGAAGGTATAGTTTCTAATGCATTTAAATTTACAAAGTTCGGTACAATATCTATAAATGTTAGAATGCTTGACCCTATTGAAACTAAAGTTATAGATTTATCTCCAGACTTATTTAATTATCATTCTATGCAAAACATTATTCCAAATGAAATAGAAATTACAGTAAAAGATACAGGTAAAGGAATAAAGCAAAGCAAATTAAAGAAAATATTTATACCATTCTATCAAAGCGACTCAAGATTTGAAAGAGAATATGGCGGTATAGGAATAGGTTTATCTGTAGTCAAAGATCTTCTTGATACTATGCAAGGCGCCATTGCAATAGATAGCTCTGAAGGTGCTGGTACTATAGTAAAATTAAGAATACCTTTTGGAGTTGTAAACACTTCCAAAAATTAA
- a CDS encoding zf-HC2 domain-containing protein, with amino-acid sequence MNNTHEYYEMLISRYKDDDLNDEEILEMENHLHECAKCRKFKEEIFAMSSILTGKMPIEVNNSKKKFKFVPYIASIAAMLLIFVGIGVVINNNNNTASSPIIASTTISQEQEENVYSEDVYSDYALLSTYFDYSEENQSNEEDSITVLSAYMAYME; translated from the coding sequence ATGAACAACACACATGAGTATTATGAAATGCTTATTAGCAGATATAAAGATGATGATTTAAATGATGAAGAAATATTGGAAATGGAAAATCATTTGCATGAATGTGCTAAATGCAGAAAGTTTAAAGAAGAAATTTTTGCTATGTCATCTATTTTAACAGGGAAGATGCCTATAGAAGTAAATAATTCTAAAAAGAAATTTAAATTCGTGCCTTATATTGCTTCTATAGCAGCTATGCTTTTAATATTTGTTGGAATAGGCGTAGTCATTAACAATAATAATAATACAGCATCTTCTCCAATAATAGCTTCAACAACTATTTCGCAAGAACAAGAAGAGAATGTATATAGCGAAGATGTTTACAGTGATTATGCACTTTTGTCTACATACTTCGATTATTCCGAAGAAAATCAAAGCAATGAAGAAGATAGCATAACAGTATTATCTGCTTATATGGCTTATATGGAATAA
- a CDS encoding RNA polymerase sigma factor translates to MSGVEMAFDENNFLEAFKKGDEEAFKELMEAYKKPLINLVYSLISNYDEAEEIVQDVFVSFYIKRESFEGRSKIYTWLYRVSFNRAVDHIRKKEREKRYRLKEYRNAQMQEAHDNDSINKIIIAESLSKLEDDFRIPLMMAEYENYSYTEISEKLDLPVNTVRTRIFRARKKLLEIIKKMGVTL, encoded by the coding sequence ATGAGTGGTGTAGAGATGGCGTTTGATGAAAACAATTTTTTAGAGGCCTTTAAAAAAGGAGATGAAGAAGCTTTCAAAGAGCTTATGGAGGCTTATAAAAAACCTTTAATTAATTTAGTATATTCTCTTATTTCTAATTATGATGAGGCAGAAGAGATTGTACAAGATGTTTTTGTGAGTTTTTATATAAAGAGGGAGAGCTTTGAAGGAAGGTCTAAGATTTATACTTGGCTTTATAGGGTTTCTTTCAATAGGGCAGTTGATCATATAAGAAAAAAAGAGAGAGAAAAGAGATACAGACTTAAAGAATATAGAAATGCCCAGATGCAGGAAGCTCATGATAATGATAGTATAAATAAAATAATTATAGCCGAGAGTTTATCTAAATTGGAAGATGATTTTAGAATACCTCTTATGATGGCAGAATATGAGAATTATTCTTATACTGAGATATCTGAGAAATTGGACTTGCCTGTTAATACCGTAAGAACAAGGATATTTAGGGCAAGAAAGAAATTATTAGAAATAATAAAAAAAATGGGGGTAACTTTATGA
- a CDS encoding sodium-dependent transporter: MDTKRERLSSRLGFLLVSAGCAIGLGNIWRFPYITGKYGGAAFVIIYIISLLVVGIPILIMEFSIGRAGQRDIAGSYKVLEKKGHKWHIIGYVQIIGCLILMMFYTTVAGWSIIYAFYMLIGKVDNLSAEGVGELFGATISNPYISLAGLFVTVLLATIICFIGLQKGVEKYSKFMMSSLFVIVVILIIRSITLPNAIEGVKFYLLPDLGKMFDGGIKNFFEVVYAAVGQAFFTLGIGIGSMTIFGSYIGKERTITNETLIIVVLDTLIAFLSGLVIFPASFAFGVNPGEGPGLAFVTLPNIFNSMPLSKVWGLLFFVFLSMAALTTVITVFENLIAFTMSEFNLKRNISSVIVGIVVFVLGSTTALGFNVLSFIEPMGRGSSFLDLYDFIVTYNLVELGGVYIIIFCVSKYGWGWDNFIKEADMGMGVKFPQFTRFYVTYILPIIIFVIFIINYIVKFS; this comes from the coding sequence ATGGATACCAAAAGGGAGAGATTGTCGAGTAGATTAGGTTTTTTGCTTGTATCAGCTGGATGTGCTATAGGGCTTGGCAATATATGGCGATTTCCCTACATTACTGGAAAATACGGCGGAGCTGCTTTTGTTATAATATATATAATATCATTATTAGTAGTAGGCATACCAATACTTATAATGGAGTTTAGCATAGGACGTGCTGGGCAAAGAGATATTGCTGGTTCTTATAAAGTATTAGAAAAAAAGGGGCATAAATGGCATATAATTGGTTATGTGCAAATAATAGGCTGCTTAATACTCATGATGTTCTATACTACGGTTGCAGGTTGGAGTATAATATACGCTTTTTATATGTTAATTGGAAAGGTAGATAATCTTAGTGCTGAGGGGGTAGGTGAGCTTTTTGGGGCTACTATTTCTAACCCTTATATTAGCCTTGCTGGTTTATTTGTAACTGTTTTATTAGCTACTATAATATGTTTTATTGGGCTTCAGAAGGGAGTTGAAAAATACTCTAAATTTATGATGTCTTCTTTATTTGTAATAGTAGTTATACTTATAATAAGGTCTATTACTTTACCTAATGCTATTGAGGGTGTTAAATTCTACTTGCTTCCAGACTTGGGAAAAATGTTTGATGGCGGAATAAAAAACTTTTTTGAAGTAGTTTATGCTGCTGTTGGGCAGGCATTTTTTACCTTAGGCATTGGTATAGGAAGCATGACTATTTTTGGGAGCTATATAGGAAAAGAGAGAACTATAACAAATGAAACTCTTATAATAGTGGTATTAGATACTTTAATTGCTTTTTTATCTGGGCTTGTTATATTTCCTGCAAGTTTTGCTTTTGGAGTTAACCCAGGAGAAGGCCCGGGATTAGCTTTTGTTACTCTTCCTAATATATTTAATTCAATGCCTTTATCCAAAGTTTGGGGGTTGCTCTTCTTTGTATTTTTATCTATGGCAGCACTTACTACTGTTATAACTGTTTTTGAAAACTTAATTGCTTTTACTATGTCTGAGTTTAACTTAAAAAGAAATATTTCTTCAGTAATAGTTGGTATTGTAGTGTTTGTTTTAGGTTCTACTACAGCATTAGGTTTTAATGTATTATCATTTATAGAGCCTATGGGAAGGGGTAGTAGTTTTTTAGACTTGTATGATTTTATTGTTACATACAATTTAGTTGAGCTTGGCGGGGTATATATAATAATATTTTGTGTTTCCAAATATGGTTGGGGTTGGGATAATTTTATAAAAGAAGCTGATATGGGAATGGGAGTTAAATTTCCGCAATTTACAAGGTTTTATGTAACGTATATTCTTCCTATAATTATATTTGTAATATTTATAATTAATTATATTGTTAAGTTTTCTTAG
- a CDS encoding YaaR family protein: MRVQERRNTDINLNNILMHPETTSMKAATSSSSFAAMLEEEREIRKYSLELDELKKQIYDAGNALERSANIKDFYKFRDLITSLVEKLIKDTYKVRTVFSNLKRFQVISKINEELDTLYREIMKEQKNHIAIANNMMRLKGLVLNLMS, translated from the coding sequence ATGAGAGTACAAGAGAGAAGAAATACTGATATAAACTTAAATAATATATTAATGCATCCTGAAACTACATCTATGAAAGCTGCAACCTCATCATCTTCTTTCGCTGCAATGCTTGAAGAAGAGAGAGAAATTAGGAAATACTCATTAGAATTAGATGAATTGAAAAAACAAATTTATGATGCCGGCAATGCATTAGAAAGAAGTGCAAATATTAAAGACTTTTATAAATTTAGGGATTTAATAACATCTTTAGTAGAAAAATTAATAAAAGACACATATAAAGTAAGAACTGTATTCTCAAACTTAAAAAGATTCCAAGTAATATCAAAAATAAATGAAGAATTAGATACACTATATAGAGAAATTATGAAAGAACAAAAGAATCATATAGCAATAGCTAACAATATGATGAGACTTAAAGGTTTAGTATTAAATTTAATGTCATGA
- the tsaB gene encoding tRNA (adenosine(37)-N6)-threonylcarbamoyltransferase complex dimerization subunit type 1 TsaB encodes MNNILAFDTVSSSFSIALKKDNDIIEINKENIKNHNEELLPILSSFLEDNKTSLNEINCIVMGIGPGSFTAIRIAFATIKTICYAKNIPIIGVSSLDTLYQNIVSYNGIKLSMVDARKGSIYANIYKDNNKIKENLDLTYEEVVNLIKDIAKKDDSITLCGDGFSKNEPYFLEKLQEYRLNKLDNSYNIIKASNSILISEERYNKKEFDNIFSLNPLYIRKSEAENKLHIKN; translated from the coding sequence ATGAATAATATATTAGCATTCGACACTGTATCATCAAGCTTTTCTATAGCATTAAAAAAAGATAATGATATAATTGAAATAAATAAAGAAAATATAAAAAATCATAATGAAGAATTACTTCCTATATTAAGTAGTTTTTTAGAAGATAATAAAACATCACTAAATGAAATTAATTGTATAGTTATGGGAATAGGACCTGGGTCATTTACGGCAATTAGAATAGCATTTGCTACAATCAAAACAATATGCTATGCAAAAAACATACCAATTATAGGGGTATCAAGTTTAGATACATTATATCAAAATATAGTATCATATAATGGCATAAAACTATCTATGGTAGATGCAAGAAAGGGAAGCATTTACGCTAATATATATAAAGATAATAACAAAATAAAAGAAAATTTAGATTTAACTTATGAAGAAGTGGTAAATTTAATAAAAGATATAGCAAAAAAAGATGATTCTATCACATTATGCGGAGATGGATTTTCAAAAAATGAACCATATTTTTTAGAAAAATTACAAGAATACAGATTAAACAAATTAGATAATTCCTACAATATTATAAAAGCATCAAATTCTATATTAATATCAGAAGAACGCTACAATAAAAAAGAATTCGATAACATATTTTCTCTAAATCCTCTATATATAAGAAAAAGTGAAGCAGAAAATAAGCTACATATTAAAAATTAA
- a CDS encoding methyl-accepting chemotaxis protein codes for MQLIIENWSLKVKKLQSLSVKVPLFVTAIITVMTTILVAIILNIGAQGIRQGAIFGLESSTKIYSRMVNVWLKQAMVLADSISKSHTELTEYLALNTPETALAAQDVLKKLANNNDQLNGLALYDINGNIVLDSADGKIVNSPTMVKLNTTEAWGKVRAGQTAMYKTVIPSSITDGLYLVVVFSPIKNSLGNIIGSVGILVDWLGFIDDELELVKFGNTGHPFVIDTDRNVIADPVPEHVRNETLKNADYIIYASENESGTYEFKSPFNGEDSFSAFYKEPISGWSIVMSVASKELFAHTYSMRLYSIIGTVVILIITCFIIFLYIRSITTTLKLLSKDLTRLSEGDLDWHVPEPVLNRKDEFAIIAGAIASTLNTLNEKVKTVYCSADIVKASAQEVAQQNIELSNRTENQASGLEETASSMEEIASTIKTSAEHTVEGNNMMINSRHAIDEAGRIIEETTKNIEAVYESSSKISAITKIIESIAFQTNILALNAAVEAARAGEQGRGFAVVASEVRNLAQTTQASVKDITTLVSDSEEKIATATETARESTEIFKNLKEQIEETAKIMQDLSSTAMEQQAGVDQVNIAIAQMDMATQQNAALVEQASASSETLFSQSKELLNAMAFFKLRNADCKIPVKPNNQEKKEDTKANNTSKKEEPKKEYTAYKKPELKSPLKKSSEPTKKPYEETKPSSVSSDKEFGSTFNAPANDDDEFESF; via the coding sequence ATGCAATTAATAATAGAAAATTGGAGTTTAAAAGTGAAAAAGTTGCAATCTTTGTCGGTAAAAGTACCTTTGTTTGTTACAGCTATTATAACAGTAATGACCACTATACTGGTTGCTATAATATTAAATATAGGTGCTCAAGGTATAAGGCAAGGGGCTATATTTGGTTTAGAATCATCTACTAAGATATATTCAAGAATGGTTAATGTGTGGTTAAAACAGGCTATGGTTTTAGCTGATTCAATATCTAAAAGTCATACAGAATTAACTGAATATTTAGCTTTAAACACTCCTGAAACTGCTCTTGCGGCTCAAGATGTATTAAAAAAACTCGCTAATAATAATGACCAATTAAATGGATTAGCTTTATATGATATTAACGGTAACATAGTATTAGACAGTGCTGACGGAAAAATTGTAAATTCCCCTACTATGGTAAAATTAAATACTACAGAGGCTTGGGGAAAAGTAAGAGCTGGACAAACTGCTATGTATAAAACGGTAATACCTTCTTCTATTACTGACGGGCTATATTTAGTAGTAGTATTCAGTCCTATAAAAAACTCATTAGGAAATATAATAGGAAGTGTTGGTATATTAGTAGATTGGCTTGGTTTTATAGATGATGAATTAGAGTTAGTTAAGTTCGGAAATACTGGACACCCTTTTGTTATAGACACAGATAGAAATGTTATAGCTGACCCTGTTCCTGAACATGTTAGAAATGAAACTCTTAAAAATGCTGATTATATTATTTATGCTTCTGAAAATGAATCTGGTACTTATGAGTTCAAATCTCCATTCAATGGTGAAGATTCTTTTTCTGCATTCTATAAAGAGCCTATTTCTGGTTGGTCTATAGTAATGAGTGTAGCATCAAAAGAATTATTTGCTCATACCTATTCTATGAGACTTTATTCAATAATTGGTACTGTAGTTATATTAATAATTACATGTTTTATAATATTCTTATATATAAGAAGTATTACTACTACATTAAAATTATTATCAAAAGATTTGACAAGACTATCTGAAGGCGATTTAGACTGGCATGTACCAGAACCTGTGCTTAATAGAAAAGATGAGTTTGCTATAATAGCTGGTGCTATAGCAAGTACATTAAATACTCTTAATGAAAAAGTAAAAACTGTATATTGCAGTGCTGATATAGTAAAAGCTTCTGCTCAGGAAGTAGCACAGCAAAATATAGAATTATCAAATAGAACAGAAAATCAGGCTTCTGGTCTTGAGGAAACTGCTTCTTCTATGGAAGAGATTGCTTCTACAATAAAAACTTCTGCCGAGCATACTGTTGAAGGAAATAATATGATGATTAATTCTCGTCATGCTATAGATGAGGCTGGAAGAATTATTGAAGAGACTACTAAAAACATTGAAGCTGTTTATGAATCAAGCTCAAAAATCAGTGCTATTACAAAAATAATTGAATCTATTGCATTCCAAACAAACATACTTGCTTTGAATGCTGCTGTTGAGGCTGCTCGTGCTGGAGAACAAGGAAGAGGATTTGCTGTTGTTGCTTCTGAGGTTAGAAACTTAGCTCAAACTACTCAGGCTTCTGTTAAAGATATTACTACTTTAGTTTCTGACTCTGAAGAGAAAATTGCTACTGCTACAGAAACTGCTAGAGAATCAACAGAAATATTCAAAAACTTAAAAGAACAAATTGAAGAAACTGCTAAGATTATGCAGGATTTAAGCTCTACTGCTATGGAACAACAGGCTGGAGTTGATCAGGTTAATATAGCTATAGCTCAAATGGATATGGCTACTCAGCAAAATGCTGCTTTAGTAGAACAAGCTAGTGCTTCTTCTGAAACTTTATTCTCTCAATCTAAAGAATTATTAAATGCTATGGCATTCTTTAAGTTGAGAAATGCTGATTGTAAAATACCTGTAAAACCAAATAATCAAGAAAAGAAAGAAGATACAAAAGCTAATAATACTTCAAAAAAAGAAGAACCTAAAAAAGAGTATACTGCATATAAAAAACCAGAATTAAAAAGCCCATTAAAAAAATCATCAGAACCTACTAAAAAACCTTATGAGGAAACTAAACCTTCAAGTGTTTCTTCTGATAAAGAATTTGGTTCTACTTTTAATGCACCTGCAAATGATGATGATGAGTTTGAATCATTCTAA
- the mnmH gene encoding tRNA 2-selenouridine(34) synthase MnmH, giving the protein MVKRIDIEEFLRLQIEENLPIIDVRSPSEFTHGHIPNAKNVYLFNDEERKVVGTIYKEMGREAAILKGLECVGNRMANILKEVDKISNNNNIILMHCFRGGMRSESVAWLCSNYKYDVYVLEGGYKSYRRYVLESFNNKKYKINLVTGRTGSKKTLILNKLKELEYNVVDLEGIAKHKGSAFGWINEGEQPSQEQFENNLCFELSKYDNGSSLWLEDESLLIGKRAIPRGLFDNMKSPENIIYLNVPIEDRAKYITDTYGKYSIDDLKESIIKIKKRLGNERMREALSLLEEDKIYECVLVLLYYYDKAYRLSIQEENKIINIECNNLTIDDIVSSISKLKS; this is encoded by the coding sequence ATGGTAAAAAGAATAGATATAGAAGAGTTTTTGAGATTACAAATAGAAGAGAACTTGCCTATTATAGATGTGCGTTCGCCTTCAGAGTTTACTCATGGACATATACCTAATGCTAAAAATGTTTATTTGTTTAATGATGAAGAGAGAAAAGTAGTTGGGACCATATATAAAGAAATGGGTAGGGAAGCTGCTATATTAAAGGGACTTGAATGTGTTGGAAATAGAATGGCTAACATATTAAAAGAGGTTGATAAGATATCCAATAATAATAATATTATATTAATGCATTGTTTTAGGGGAGGCATGAGAAGTGAGTCTGTTGCTTGGTTATGCTCTAATTATAAATATGATGTTTATGTGCTTGAAGGCGGATATAAAAGCTATAGACGATATGTTTTAGAGTCTTTTAATAATAAGAAATATAAAATCAATTTGGTTACAGGAAGAACAGGAAGTAAAAAAACTTTGATACTCAATAAATTAAAAGAATTAGAATATAATGTTGTAGATTTAGAGGGTATTGCTAAACATAAGGGTTCTGCTTTTGGGTGGATTAATGAAGGAGAGCAGCCTAGTCAGGAACAATTTGAGAACAATTTATGCTTTGAATTATCTAAATATGATAATGGTTCTTCTTTATGGCTTGAGGATGAGAGCTTATTAATAGGAAAAAGAGCTATACCAAGAGGGCTTTTTGATAATATGAAAAGTCCTGAGAATATCATATATTTAAATGTCCCTATAGAAGATAGGGCTAAATATATAACAGATACTTATGGAAAATATAGCATTGATGATTTAAAAGAATCTATAATAAAAATAAAAAAACGCCTTGGTAATGAAAGAATGAGAGAGGCTTTATCTTTATTAGAAGAAGATAAAATATATGAATGTGTTTTGGTTTTATTATACTATTATGATAAGGCTTATAGATTAAGTATTCAAGAAGAAAATAAAATAATTAATATAGAATGTAATAATTTAACTATAGATGATATAGTATCTTCAATTTCAAAACTTAAATCTTAA
- a CDS encoding class I SAM-dependent methyltransferase, which produces MKLKVEKKTISIRDDNNREILRDILINDENKEKSDLHKYFIENREEAVYKHLSYFDVYERYFSKFRGKDINLLEIGVGYGGSLKMWKNYFSVNGAKVNIYGIDKKEKCKRFEDDNIKIYIGSQNDREFLRKIKKEIPKLDILIDDGSHLMEDQRITFEEMYGHIKDDGIYLCEDVYTSYWPNCNGGYKNPNSFIEYTKNLIDYLNAYSAIEGDSLEANNFTNSAYSISYYESLIVIEKRIRDNRYNSYCQQASIGKMM; this is translated from the coding sequence ATGAAGCTTAAAGTTGAGAAAAAAACAATTAGTATAAGAGATGATAATAATAGAGAAATTTTGAGAGATATTTTAATTAATGATGAAAATAAAGAAAAGTCAGATTTACACAAATATTTTATAGAGAATAGGGAAGAAGCTGTTTATAAGCATTTATCTTATTTTGATGTTTATGAGAGATATTTTTCAAAGTTTAGAGGTAAAGATATTAATCTGCTTGAGATAGGTGTAGGATATGGCGGTTCATTAAAGATGTGGAAAAATTATTTTTCTGTAAATGGTGCTAAAGTCAATATTTATGGTATTGATAAAAAAGAGAAATGCAAACGTTTTGAAGATGATAATATTAAAATATATATAGGCTCTCAAAATGATAGAGAGTTTCTAAGAAAAATAAAAAAAGAAATACCAAAATTAGATATACTTATTGATGATGGAAGTCATTTAATGGAAGACCAGAGAATTACTTTTGAAGAGATGTATGGACATATTAAAGATGACGGTATTTATTTATGCGAAGATGTTTATACTTCTTATTGGCCTAATTGTAATGGAGGGTATAAAAATCCTAATTCATTTATAGAATATACAAAAAACTTGATTGATTATTTGAATGCATATTCTGCTATAGAAGGTGATAGTTTAGAGGCTAATAATTTTACGAATAGTGCTTATTCTATTTCTTATTATGAGAGTTTAATTGTAATTGAAAAGCGTATAAGAGATAATAGGTATAATAGTTATTGTCAGCAGGCTTCTATAGGAAAAATGATGTAA
- a CDS encoding META domain-containing protein gives MRIYNLNNLKKIFIILFTIFLVVFSCSSTKKSLSVSSSTLSGKTYKLINMFENSGITISFYNAEFYGYGGANTYFGEYEIRRGNILLIKRIEVTKISEEEEALKKEEDYLKYLNTASSIEFDGEEIVINTLDKDIKLIFKRLY, from the coding sequence ATGAGAATATATAATTTGAATAATTTAAAAAAAATATTTATAATATTATTTACTATCTTTTTGGTAGTATTTTCTTGTTCTTCTACTAAGAAATCTTTATCTGTATCTTCAAGCACGCTTAGCGGTAAAACTTATAAACTAATTAATATGTTTGAAAATTCTGGAATTACAATATCTTTTTATAATGCAGAGTTTTATGGATATGGCGGAGCTAACACGTATTTTGGAGAATATGAGATTAGAAGGGGAAATATTTTGCTTATAAAGAGAATAGAAGTCACAAAAATATCTGAAGAAGAAGAGGCTTTAAAAAAAGAAGAAGATTATTTAAAATATTTAAATACAGCCTCATCTATAGAGTTTGATGGAGAAGAGATAGTGATAAATACTTTAGATAAAGATATTAAACTTATTTTTAAAAGACTTTATTAA
- a CDS encoding META domain-containing protein — protein MKKLLVFILLLICSCSTIDRTKTVENNITSKKNVLDGRKFKLVSMYKDMNITIEFNEDKINGFSAVNRYSSLYNIDGDIFTVYNLITTLMSGPKDKMNAEYEYLKLLKDATSYKIEDRKLTLYTLLSNNYLIFEEI, from the coding sequence ATGAAAAAATTATTAGTTTTTATATTATTATTAATATGTTCATGTTCTACTATAGATAGAACTAAAACTGTGGAAAATAATATAACATCTAAAAAAAATGTATTAGATGGCAGAAAGTTTAAATTGGTTAGTATGTATAAAGATATGAATATCACAATAGAATTTAATGAGGATAAAATAAATGGTTTTTCAGCGGTTAATAGGTATTCATCTCTATATAACATAGATGGAGATATTTTCACTGTATATAATTTAATAACGACGTTAATGTCTGGTCCTAAAGATAAAATGAATGCCGAATATGAATATCTAAAGCTTTTAAAGGATGCTACATCGTATAAAATTGAAGATAGAAAATTAACTTTATATACCTTGCTTTCTAATAATTATTTGATTTTTGAAGAGATATGA